The following proteins are encoded in a genomic region of Hyla sarda isolate aHylSar1 chromosome 3, aHylSar1.hap1, whole genome shotgun sequence:
- the LOC130361085 gene encoding axoneme-associated protein mst101(1)-like has product MVDELLSRRMCCSARGGDVLQPKRRRCAAAQEEEMCCSPIGGDELPEEEMCCQKRRCAAAQEEEMCCSPRGGDVLQPQRRRCAARGGDVLLPQRRKCAARGGDVLQPQRRRCAARRGDVLQPQRRRCAARRGDVLPEEEMCCSPRGGDVLPEEEMCYQKRRCAAAPEEEMCFQRRRCAARRGDVLPEEEMCCSPRRGDVLPEEEMCCSPRGGDVLPEEEMCCQKRRCAAAPEKEMCCQRRRCAARGGDVLPEE; this is encoded by the coding sequence ATGGTAGATGAGCTGCTCAGCAGAAGAATGTGCTGCAGTGCCAGAGGAGGAGATGTGCTGCAGCCCAAGAGGAGGAGATGTGCTGCAGCCCAAGAGGAGGAGATGTGCTGCAGCCCCATAGGAGGAGATGAGCTGCCAGAGGAGGAGATGTGCTGCCAGAAGAGGAGATGTGCTGCAGCCCAAGAGGAGGAGATGTGCTGCAGCCCCAGAGGAGGAGATGTGCTGCAGCCCCAGAGGAGGAGATGTGCTGCCAGAGGAGGAGATGTGCTGCTGCCCCAGAGGAGGAAATGTGCTGCCAGAGGAGGAGATGTGCTGCAGCCCCAGAGGAGGAGATGTGCTGCCAGAAGAGGAGATGTGCTGCAGCCCCAGAGGAGGAGATGTGCTGCCAGAAGAGGAGATGTGCTGCCAGAGGAGGAGATGTGCTGCAGCCCCAGAGGAGGAGATGTGCTTCCAGAGGAGGAAATGTGCTACCAGAAGAGGAGATGTGCTGCAGCCCCAGAGGAGGAGATGTGCTTCCAGAGGAGGAGATGTGCTGCCAGAAGAGGAGATGTGCTGCCAGAGGAGGAGATGTGCTGCAGCCCCAGAAGAGGAGATGTGCTACCAGAAGAGGAGATGTGCTGCAGCCCCAGAGGAGGAGATGTGCTTCCAGAGGAGGAGATGTGCTGCCAGAAGAGGAGATGTGCTGCAGCCCCAGAGAAGGAGATGTGCTGCCAGAGGAGGAGATGTGCTGCCAGAGGAGGAGATGTGCTTCCAGAAGAGTAG